One Fuerstiella marisgermanici DNA window includes the following coding sequences:
- a CDS encoding DUF1598 domain-containing protein: MLRKSFLLLTFASVALCLTTVSRAADKSAASAVNASDLLSAQKLKLQARVAAEQGDFTTAAKLIADAADLTGDVRTARTARHASSPQPAGGNQFANFQELIQLIVDQTMNADQDNWGATVGGQGLPGGSISVASNGVFFAVNALANVVATGQSKSNMMQAAEFAKTANHNLDVRSNSELRMVSLPRLEKLVQRLVQEGRPIPEDVRTIAGISRIEYLFVFPETQDVVIAGPAGDWHMAANGRAISSANGRPTLNLDDVVTLTQTFSQNGAQFFMCTINPKQEQVAAVQDYVTKNRRGLNPRTADAFTNDVEQKLGLQNVITQGIPHNSRVASVIVDADYRMKEIGIGKRQGPNGMKSYFDLLSRSEQRGTGSMDALRWWMAVGYDAINMSPDGQVFEFSGNSVRCLSENQIVDNNGTRQSTGKADRANAKFAELFTKHLPELAAQDPVFADLENVFDLAMVSALIHGQGIAQQVGWHPVAFSRNGSFQTQPVEVPNELMTAAAHRIYDGRNIVIQVAGGVRVDVAELVSDKNRIKNVPELADRTNQATPIGQQNARWWWDASQR; this comes from the coding sequence ATGCTCCGAAAGTCTTTTCTGCTGCTTACCTTCGCATCGGTAGCACTTTGCCTGACCACTGTTTCTCGTGCCGCTGACAAATCTGCGGCTTCGGCAGTCAACGCCTCGGACCTGCTTAGCGCTCAAAAGCTAAAATTGCAGGCTCGCGTCGCTGCAGAGCAGGGCGACTTCACGACAGCCGCAAAACTGATCGCCGACGCGGCCGATTTGACGGGCGATGTTCGGACAGCCCGGACGGCCCGCCATGCATCCAGCCCTCAGCCAGCGGGTGGAAATCAGTTCGCCAACTTTCAGGAACTGATTCAGCTGATCGTCGACCAGACAATGAACGCCGACCAGGACAACTGGGGAGCGACAGTCGGTGGACAGGGCCTGCCAGGCGGATCGATCTCAGTAGCATCCAACGGTGTGTTTTTCGCCGTCAACGCTTTGGCCAATGTGGTTGCGACGGGACAATCGAAATCCAACATGATGCAGGCGGCTGAGTTTGCGAAAACGGCCAATCATAATCTGGATGTCCGATCGAATTCTGAACTCAGAATGGTTTCTTTGCCTCGCCTTGAAAAGCTGGTCCAGCGTTTGGTGCAGGAAGGTCGCCCGATTCCTGAGGACGTTCGAACTATCGCGGGCATCAGCCGTATTGAGTACCTGTTTGTCTTCCCGGAAACTCAGGACGTTGTCATCGCTGGCCCAGCCGGTGACTGGCATATGGCGGCCAACGGGCGAGCCATCAGTTCTGCAAACGGTCGCCCCACACTAAATCTGGACGACGTGGTCACACTCACGCAGACGTTCTCACAGAACGGTGCTCAATTCTTTATGTGCACGATCAATCCAAAACAGGAACAGGTTGCTGCTGTTCAGGATTACGTCACAAAGAATCGTCGCGGTTTGAACCCTCGCACAGCCGACGCTTTCACAAACGACGTCGAACAGAAACTGGGCCTGCAGAATGTGATCACTCAAGGCATCCCACACAACTCTCGAGTTGCCTCCGTGATCGTCGATGCTGACTACCGCATGAAGGAAATCGGCATCGGTAAGCGACAGGGTCCGAACGGCATGAAGAGCTACTTCGATCTGCTGTCTCGCTCAGAACAACGCGGTACCGGATCAATGGACGCTCTGCGATGGTGGATGGCTGTCGGATATGACGCGATCAACATGTCACCCGATGGTCAGGTATTTGAATTCTCTGGCAACTCAGTTCGCTGCCTTTCTGAAAACCAGATCGTCGACAACAACGGTACTCGTCAAAGCACGGGGAAAGCAGATCGAGCCAACGCAAAATTCGCGGAGCTATTCACGAAACACCTGCCAGAACTGGCAGCTCAGGATCCGGTTTTCGCAGACCTTGAAAACGTGTTCGACCTGGCGATGGTTTCAGCTTTGATTCACGGGCAGGGCATTGCTCAGCAGGTTGGCTGGCATCCAGTCGCCTTCAGCCGAAACGGTAGCTTCCAAACTCAGCCCGTCGAAGTGCCCAACGAGCTCATGACGGCTGCCGCTCATCGCATCTACGACGGTCGTAACATCGTCATTCAGGTTGCGGGTGGTGTTCGAGTTGACGTTGCCGAACTGGTTAGCGACAAGAACCGCATCAAGAACGTTCCGGAACTGGCAGATCGCACGAACCAGGCGACTCCAATCGGTCAGCAGAACGCTCGCTGGTGGTGGGACGCTTCTCAGCGATAG
- a CDS encoding phosphoesterase codes for MTDPGTGNAVEAPVEHVLVIPTAVFHELGHFQGFCGDSQRYLDVVLDPIHASYRPRNEMEQDPSFKQLIPYCVFEHDGQLFSYRRGTDQGEARLHAKRSVGVGGHVSTLDLDREGSPYSEGMKREIEEEVNLASGWTERCVGLINDDESDVGKVHLGIVHIFSLDSAQVTPREKSMLDAGFAPPEELLRELDEFETWSQICLKALFQT; via the coding sequence ATGACTGATCCCGGAACCGGTAACGCTGTTGAGGCACCCGTCGAGCATGTTCTTGTCATCCCGACGGCCGTGTTTCACGAACTCGGTCACTTTCAGGGCTTCTGTGGCGATTCGCAGCGATATCTGGACGTCGTGCTGGATCCCATCCACGCCAGCTACCGACCGCGGAACGAGATGGAGCAGGATCCGTCATTTAAGCAGCTGATTCCCTACTGCGTGTTTGAACATGACGGCCAGCTGTTTTCGTATCGCCGCGGCACGGATCAGGGAGAAGCTCGGCTGCATGCTAAGCGTTCTGTTGGCGTGGGCGGACACGTTTCCACGCTGGATCTGGATCGCGAAGGTTCGCCCTATTCTGAAGGCATGAAGCGGGAAATCGAGGAAGAAGTCAACCTGGCATCAGGGTGGACAGAGCGATGCGTCGGTCTGATCAACGATGACGAATCAGACGTCGGTAAGGTTCATTTGGGAATTGTTCACATTTTTTCCCTGGACTCCGCACAAGTTACGCCACGTGAAAAGTCGATGTTAGATGCAGGGTTCGCGCCTCCGGAAGAGCTACTGCGCGAACTGGACGAGTTTGAGACCTGGTCACAGATTTGCCTCAAGGCGCTGTTTCAGACCTAA
- the mutM gene encoding bifunctional DNA-formamidopyrimidine glycosylase/DNA-(apurinic or apyrimidinic site) lyase: MPELPEVETMVRGIKTEITGRCILEVELCHCTRRPIQISPSPANFRRLQKERVVRRVSRLAKRIVIELDGDDFVVIEPRMTGLMLVSDPPTVDHRRVCWHLKPKRGRVSSFEFWDRRGLGTVRLLDAAAMLELRQKLGPDALTMTAADWKKQLSRTARPIKVAMLEQKLVAGIGNLYASEILHKAGVSPKRSAARVTGPMWERIADATHHILNEAIRYEGSTLSDGTYRNALNKDGGYQNEHRVYQKADQPCPTCDKGTIKRIVQTQRATFYCSKCQR, from the coding sequence ATGCCCGAACTGCCCGAAGTTGAAACGATGGTCCGTGGCATTAAAACCGAAATAACCGGCCGCTGTATCCTGGAAGTTGAGCTGTGCCACTGCACGCGGAGGCCGATTCAGATATCGCCCTCTCCGGCCAATTTTCGCCGACTTCAAAAAGAACGTGTCGTGCGCCGGGTAAGTCGCCTGGCCAAACGGATTGTCATCGAACTGGATGGCGATGATTTCGTCGTTATCGAACCTCGTATGACAGGCCTAATGCTGGTGTCAGATCCACCCACAGTCGACCATCGACGTGTTTGCTGGCACCTGAAGCCAAAGCGTGGCCGAGTGTCGTCGTTTGAATTTTGGGACCGACGCGGCCTGGGGACAGTGCGGCTGTTGGATGCTGCCGCGATGCTGGAACTGCGTCAAAAGCTGGGGCCAGATGCACTTACGATGACCGCTGCCGATTGGAAAAAGCAGCTAAGCCGGACGGCCCGGCCAATTAAAGTTGCCATGCTGGAGCAGAAGCTGGTGGCAGGAATCGGCAATCTTTATGCCAGCGAAATTCTGCACAAGGCGGGTGTTTCACCGAAGCGTTCGGCCGCTCGCGTTACGGGCCCGATGTGGGAGCGAATCGCGGATGCGACACATCACATTCTGAACGAAGCGATACGGTATGAAGGTTCGACACTCAGCGATGGAACCTATCGTAACGCACTCAACAAGGACGGCGGTTACCAAAACGAACACCGCGTCTACCAAAAAGCAGATCAGCCATGTCCCACTTGCGACAAGGGTACGATAAAGCGGATTGTGCAGACTCAGCGTGCCACTTTTTACTGCTCGAAATGCCAGCGCTGA
- the trpC gene encoding indole-3-glycerol phosphate synthase TrpC gives MSTVLDEIVAHKRREISDAIAKRSFADLERDLANAPEIRDFLAALSSGPAPALIAEVKKASPSAGIIREHFSPAEIARTYESAGANCLSVLTDEKYFQGHLDFQRQVRAEVKIPVMRKEFIIDRYQILEARTAGADCVLLIAECLDDVQLQELHDYAHELGMHTLIELYEPANLPRVLKTGARLVGINNRDLRTFVTSLEHTFELKKHVPDDVLLVSESGIRTHADIVRLNEAGVGGVLVGESLMRQPDIAAAVTSLMQG, from the coding sequence TTGTCGACCGTTCTTGATGAGATCGTAGCACATAAGCGGCGAGAAATTTCTGACGCGATTGCGAAGCGTTCGTTTGCGGATCTGGAGCGAGATCTTGCGAACGCTCCTGAAATACGCGACTTTTTGGCGGCTTTGAGCAGCGGGCCAGCCCCCGCGTTGATCGCGGAAGTGAAAAAGGCGTCTCCGTCGGCCGGAATTATTCGTGAACACTTTTCGCCGGCTGAAATCGCTCGAACCTACGAGTCTGCCGGGGCCAATTGTCTAAGCGTTTTGACCGACGAAAAGTACTTCCAGGGGCATCTCGACTTTCAGCGTCAAGTGCGTGCGGAAGTGAAAATTCCGGTGATGCGCAAGGAATTCATCATCGACCGCTACCAGATTCTGGAAGCTCGGACGGCGGGTGCCGATTGTGTGCTCCTGATCGCCGAATGCCTGGACGACGTTCAACTGCAGGAGCTGCATGATTACGCTCACGAGCTAGGAATGCACACGCTAATTGAATTGTACGAACCGGCGAATCTGCCGCGAGTGCTAAAAACGGGGGCGAGGCTTGTTGGCATCAATAATCGTGATCTGCGAACCTTCGTCACATCGCTGGAACACACGTTTGAATTGAAGAAGCATGTTCCGGACGACGTGCTGCTGGTGAGTGAAAGCGGGATCCGTACCCACGCCGATATCGTGCGGCTAAACGAAGCTGGCGTGGGCGGCGTACTAGTCGGCGAATCGCTCATGCGGCAGCCGGACATTGCAGCAGCCGTGACATCGCTGATGCAGGGGTGA